The Stomatobaculum sp. F0698 genomic sequence TCGCCTCGGCGACTTCGTAGTTGATATCCTCGGCATGCGCCTTTAATTCCGCAATCTGCTCCTCCGTAATCGGAAGTCCGAGTTCCCTCTCTGTCTCTGCGAGTGCAATCCAGAGTTTTCTCCAGGTGCGAAACTTCTTCTCCGGTGAAAACAAATACTGCATCTCCGCCGAGGCATAGCGCTCGGAGAGCGGACTCAGGTATTTATTGTATTCTTTTTGCATATGCGGTCTCCTTCTTGTTCCGATTGGCAGACTACTCCAATTTCCATAAACAGTATATATTTTAGCACGAATACAGGCTTAACTCCAGTCCCACTGCATACAGGAAACATGCTCCGAAGCGAAACAGAATCTCCGGTATTTCGCAACCACGATATCACAAGCGGACGCCGCATCCGAACGAAGATGGACTGTATACTCTTCGACGCTATCAAGGACTCACTTTCCTTTTAGCAGCGGCACGGCCGCGCGCGGCAGTATGCCCTGCATCGCGGCGAGGGCCACACCGTAATTGGTAATCGGAATTTCCGCGTTGCGGCTCTCTTGAAAGCGCGACAAAAGCTCCGTATCCCCAAGCATACAGGCACCGCAGTGCACCACCAGCCGTATCTCTTTTTCGCGCAAGTCCTCCGGGAACTCGTGGCCGGAGCTGAAATAAAAGCGGAGTTTTTTCCCCGAGGCCTTTTCGAGTAGCTTCGGGAGCTTCACCGTGCCGATGTCCTTACATTGTCTCTTATGGGTACAGCCCTCCGATATCAAGACAGCGTCGCCTTCACGAAGCCGCGCGATTGCCGCCGCACCGCTTAATGCCGTTTCGAGCACGCCGCTCTGTCTGGCCAGCAACATGCTGAAGGAACTGAGCGGCTGCTCTGCGGGAATGCAGGCGGCAACTTCGGCAAACGCCTGCGAGTCCGTGATGATGAGCGCCGGAGGCTCGCGAAGGGCCGAGAGCAGGGCAGGCAGTCCCTCCGGCTGACAGAGAAAGGGAAAGGCTCCGCCGTCCAAAAGCTCTCGCACTGCCATCTGCTGCGGCAAAATAAGGCGACCGCGCGGCGCGGATTCATCCTGCGGACAGACAAGGACGACTGTATCACCGGGGGCAACGAGATCCATGAGCAGCGCCTTCTTTTCCGACTTACGCGGAAGCATGCCGATGGCAGTCTTAACTTCCTCTATGCCTTCTCCGCTCACGGCGGAACAAAGATAAATATCCCTGACCTTGGCCCCGCAGCGTGTAATAAGCCCTCTGAAGTAAGCCTCTGCCTCCCTGCGCTCGGTCTCCGTGAGCGCTTCCGCCTTGGTGATGACCGCTAAAAGCGGAATTCCCTGTGCCGCGAGCGCACGAAAGAGTCGCTCCTCCGCCGCTCCCGCCTCTTTTTTTCCCGCGAGACAGAGCACTGCCGCGTCACAGCGCTTTTGCATCTCCTCGGCGCGCCGCACACGTTCTCTGCCGAGTTCCCCTTCGTCATCGATGCCCGGGGTGTCGATTAAGGTGATAGGCCCGAGCGGCAAAATCTCCATGGTCTTTTTAACCGGGTCCGTGGTCGTTCCCGGTGTGTCCGAGACCAGTGCTGCTTTCTGCGCGGAAAGCGCGTTAAAAAGACTTGACTTACCCGCATTTCTCGCGCCGAAAATACCGATACAGGAGCGAAATTTTTCGCTTGCTCCGAATTCTTGCATGCGCTGCTTCCTCTCTGATTTCTGTCTGTCTTAATTTCTTTCTGTTTTAATTTCTGTCTCTCTTAATTTCTGTCTCTATGACTCCCGGCTTTCTGAAGCCTGTCTTTCTTCGTTCTGCTTTATTCTCGTATGCTTCCGAAAAAAGGCGGATGAGCCTTCCGCCCATCCGCCTTCCTCGGGTAAATCGCTTATTTCTCATA encodes the following:
- the hydF gene encoding [FeFe] hydrogenase H-cluster maturation GTPase HydF, whose protein sequence is MQEFGASEKFRSCIGIFGARNAGKSSLFNALSAQKAALVSDTPGTTTDPVKKTMEILPLGPITLIDTPGIDDEGELGRERVRRAEEMQKRCDAAVLCLAGKKEAGAAEERLFRALAAQGIPLLAVITKAEALTETERREAEAYFRGLITRCGAKVRDIYLCSAVSGEGIEEVKTAIGMLPRKSEKKALLMDLVAPGDTVVLVCPQDESAPRGRLILPQQMAVRELLDGGAFPFLCQPEGLPALLSALREPPALIITDSQAFAEVAACIPAEQPLSSFSMLLARQSGVLETALSGAAAIARLREGDAVLISEGCTHKRQCKDIGTVKLPKLLEKASGKKLRFYFSSGHEFPEDLREKEIRLVVHCGACMLGDTELLSRFQESRNAEIPITNYGVALAAMQGILPRAAVPLLKGK